The sequence ATTCCACTGTCATAATTCGCAGCACTTGGATCAAACGGCGCATTATTGATAGCTTGAATATTGGCTGTTTCAGAAGTGAATTGCAAAAAACCTGCATTCTTGATCCCGATATAAGCAACAAAAACGCCGATCCCGCCTCCAATAGCGTGTTGAATGAGTTCTGGAATCGATTTAATAATCATTTTACGGATTTTGGTTACGGTAATGAAAATATTAAAAATCCCGCATAGGAAAACCATCGCCAAAGCTTCTTGCCAAGTAAAACCTAAAGCGAAAACAACTGTATAAGTAAAGAAGGCATTTAGTCCCATACCCGGTGCTTGTGCATAGGGCACATTAGCGAATAAGCCCATCACCAACGTCCCGATAGCTGAAGCAATAAGTGTGGCCAAAAAGACTGCTTGCGAAGGCATGCCGGTCAAAGATAAAATTGCTGGATTGACAAAAATGATGTAAGACATGGCAAAAAAGGTCGTTATCCCTGCCATGACCTCTGTTGAAACGGTTGTCCCATGTTCTTTTAATTTGAAAAAATTTTCCATCTTTTTATTCCCCACCCTGATAGTATTTGCAAAGAAATACAGGAACTTTTCCTTCTTTTATCTATATATACTAAGTTTCATGGGGCTTTATTTATTCTACTAGTATGAGTTGTTTTAAATAAATGCAATTACATTGTTTTTCAAGCAAAAAAAACGGATGATGCAACTCGTTGTCATCATTCGCCTATTTATGGACAAGTCAAAAAACTCATCTCACTAATAGTCGAACGTTTTACGGTGTCCGGTAGAAACTTAAAGCCCATATCGCTTAGATTATATTAGATTGTATTTATTTGTCTTCATCAGTATAAATGAGACTTTTTACAAACACAAGTTAAATATAGATATTAGCATAAAAACATGAATAATTGTTCGTGTTTACCAGATTCATTCTTGAATTCGATCGCTTTCCTCTGATTATTTGGTAAACTAATAATAATACTTAAATTGAAAGCAGGTGAAAAATGTTTATTATCCCTAGCGGCAAACCCAAAATATGGGATAAAGTACCGGATGCGGGTGCCGTTTCAGCAAAAACGGCTTATACAGGAACTTTCCACAAACTTTGCACAGATTACGCCACAACGTTTGGTCCTAATTATCTGATTCTTTCACCTTATTACGGTTTTTTAAGACCCGATGATCTTGTTTCACACTCTTACGATGTTCGATTTACCGTAAAAGGCGTCGGTCCAGATACGATACCAGTGAGCAAGCTGAAGGAACAGTGGATTGAACTGGCTATAGAAGAAGACGATCAAATCACTCTATTGGGCGGCAAGAAGTTCATTCATTTAATGGATGAAATTACTGACCGTAACGTTATTTTTCCTTTGATCGGTCTTGGCGGAATCGGCCTGATGCAAAAAGCTTTGAAAGAAGCTGTTCACCAGCAGAAGCCTCTCAACTGATTCTATATAGAGTCTCGTCGCGGTCTTTTTTCCCTGTTTTTCGATTAAATCTATTTCAAAACTGTTTTTTACAATAATAGTTATTTTTATACAAAACTAAGCATAACATGCATTTTTTTCATCGTAAGTTGAGATAAGTTATCCACTAACATTTGTGGATAACTGTTTTTTTAAGCTTTTTAGTTTTTTAACATTAGCGAAAATACACTATTTTTATTTTAGTGACCGTTTAACCACAGGTTATGCACATAGTTATCAACAGTTTGTGTACAACTATTGGTTTTCTATTTTTATACACAATGAATCGACTCATCTGCCCTGTTTTTTGCACTATTCGTTTTATTTTTTCTTTCTTCTCAATACCTGTATACTAAACGTACAGAAAGAAAACAGGAGGTGGAATAGAGATGGAATGGAATCAAATCCCAGGATACGATCAATTAGACGAAGATCAAATTGAACGGCTCAGTCTAGTATATGCACGCCATATGGATACGTTAGATGATCCCGCTGCATATGCTAAAGAAAACATTCTCGAAATCAAACGCAATCAAGAGCAACATTCACTGGCTCTTTATTTTAAAAATGGCGATGTAATCAACTATACCCCTGAAGGAGAATGGTTTAAATCTGTTTGATCCACTTTGTTTGAATACCTTATAATGCAAACAGAAGCTGTTGCGGAAAAAAGAATCAGACAGGCACTTAATGCTCTTTTTTAAACAATGAGAGACAAGCGCTCTGATTTATATAAGAAGCTGATCCCAAAAGCTATAAATAGTAAAAAAACGTAGAAAGCTACCAAATGATTTTGGGGCTTTCTACGTTTTTTCTAAATAATTGACTCTTTTGAGAGCATCTCTTTTTAATTAAGTTACGTTCTCCGCATCTTGGTTAATTGAGCTGCGTGCCAAAATAGATAATCTTTCAGGAAATGGAACATTTCCATCAAAATTCCTAATTTTGAATCGATGCTCTCTTGCTGCACTCCGCATCTTGTTATCTCATGGTTACGAATTCTTCTGCTCCTGTTGGGTGAATAGCTACGGTGTCATCAAAGTCAGCTTTAGTCGCCCCCATTTTAATCGCTACTGCAAAGCCTTGCAGCATTTCGTCCATGCCGGATCCCATTCCATGCAAGCCGACAACTTTTTCTTCCGGTCCGCAACAAACCAGCTTCATATAAGTCTTTTGCCGATTTTCAGTAATAGAACTGTGCATGGCTGTAAAACGCGTTTCATATGTTTTAATTTGCGCTTTGCCGTATACATCGACCGCTTGTTCTTCCGTCATTCCAACTGTTCCAATTGGCGGATGGGTGAAGACAACTGTTGGAACATTATTGTAATCTAAGTGTTCCATTGGTTTATTGTTAAATAAACGCTCCGATAAGCGCCGTCCAGCTGCAATTGCAACAGGTGTCAATTCAATATGCCCGGTGACATCGCCGACAGCGTATATGCCTTTGACAGAAGTGTTTTGGAATTCATCTACTTTGATATAGCCTCCATCATTCACTGCTACATCCGTTGCTGCCAAATTCAAACTGTCTGTGTTTGGTTCCCGGCCGATTGCCCAAATAACAGCATCGGTTTCGTGCGCTGTTCCATCTTTCAAGTAAAGCGTCAAGCTGCCGTCTTCGTTTTTTT is a genomic window of Carnobacterium sp. CP1 containing:
- a CDS encoding DUF6884 domain-containing protein, with amino-acid sequence MFIIPSGKPKIWDKVPDAGAVSAKTAYTGTFHKLCTDYATTFGPNYLILSPYYGFLRPDDLVSHSYDVRFTVKGVGPDTIPVSKLKEQWIELAIEEDDQITLLGGKKFIHLMDEITDRNVIFPLIGLGGIGLMQKALKEAVHQQKPLN